One genomic region from Eptesicus fuscus isolate TK198812 chromosome 4, DD_ASM_mEF_20220401, whole genome shotgun sequence encodes:
- the TBL2 gene encoding transducin beta-like protein 2, giving the protein MELPQMPELMGVSLLLGLLALMATAAVARGWLRSEEETSGRPAGQKANGFPLDKSLRSKKQKQQQRIRKEKPQQHNFTHRLLAAALKSHSGNISCMDFSSNGKYLATCADDRTIRIWSTKDFLQREHRSMRANVELDHATLVRFSPDCRAFIVWLANGDTLRVFKMTKREDGGYTFTATPEDFPKKHKAPVINIGIADTGKFIMTASSDTTILIWNLKGQVLSTINTNQMNNAHAAISPCSRFVASCGFTPDVKVWEVCFGKKGDFQEVVRAFELKGHSAAVHFFAFSNDSRRMASVSKDGTWKLWDTDVEYKKQQDPYLLRTGRFEEASTIPCRLALSPDAQVLALASGSSIHLYNTRRGEKEECFEQVHGECITDLSFDITGRLLASCGDRAVRLFHNSPGHRAVVEEMQSLLKRASNESTRQRLQQQLTQAQEALKSLGALKK; this is encoded by the exons GCCAAAAAGCAAATGGATTTCCACTTGACAAGTCCTTGAGATCCAAGAAGCAGAAACAGCAACAGCGTATTCGTAAGGAGAAGCCTCAACAACACAACTTCACCCACCGTCTCCTGGCTGCAGCACTGAAG AGCCACAGTGGGAACATATCTTGCATGGACTTTAGCAGCAATGGCAAGTACCTGGCCACCTGTGCAGATGATCGCACCATCCGCATCTGGAGCACAAAGGACTTCCTACAGCGGGAGCACCGCAGCATGAGAGCCAATGTGGAGCTAGACCATGCCACCCTGGTGCGCTTCAGCCCTGACTGCAG AGCCTTCATTGTCTGGCTGGCCAATGGAGATACCCTCCGTGTCTTCAAGATGACCAAGCGAGAGGATGGGGGATATACCTTCACAGCCACCCCAGAGGACTTTCCTAAAAAGCACAAGGCACCTGTCATCAACATTGGCATTGCTGACACAG GAAAGTTCATCATGACTGCTTCCAGTGACACAACTATCCTCATCTGGAATCTGAAAGGTCAGGTGTTGTCTACCATTAACACCAACCAGATGAACAATGCACATGCTGCTATATCCCCTTGTAgcag GTTTGTGGCCTCCTGTGGCTTCACCCCGGATGTCAAAGTTTGGGAAGTCTGCTTTGGGAAAAAAGGTGACTTCCAAGAAGTTGTACGAGCCTTTGAACTGAAGGGCCACTCAGCAGCTGTCCACTTCTTTGCTTTCTCCAATGACTCCCGAAG GATGGCCTCTGTCTCCAAGGATGGTACATGGAAACTGTGGGACACAGATGTGGAATACAAGAAGCAGCAGGACCCCTACTTGCTGAGGACAGGCCGCTTTGAAGAGGCGAGCACCATCCCCTGCCGCCTGGCACTGTCCCCTGATGCTCAGGTCTTGGCTTTGGCCAGTGGCAGCAGTATTCATCTCTACAATACCCGGCGGGGTGAGAAAGAAGAATGCTTTGAGCAGGTCCATGGGGAATGTATCACTGACTTGTCCTTTGATATCACTGGCCGACTTCTGGCCTCCTGTGGTGACCGAGCAGTGCGGCTGTTTCATAACTCCCCTGGCCATCGGGCAGTGGTGGAAGAAATGCAGAGCCTCCTGAAACGGGCCTCCAATGAGAGCACCCGCCAGAGGCTGCAACAGCAGCTGacccaggcccaggaggccctGAAGAGCCTGGGTGCCTTGAAGAAATGA